The Psychromonas sp. MME1 genome window below encodes:
- a CDS encoding YajQ family cyclic di-GMP-binding protein, which yields MPSFDIVSEINMSEVQNAVDNAGRELDTRFDFRGVKASITLTKDVVKLTAEHDSQLRHLADMLRTNLIKRGVDSRAMSLDTANASGKTWTQNVTFAQGIDQPTSKKLIKLIKDSKAKVQVAVQGEQLRVTGKKRDDLQSVMALVKGAELDAAFQFNNFRD from the coding sequence ATGCCTTCATTTGATATCGTTTCAGAAATAAATATGTCTGAAGTTCAAAATGCCGTTGACAATGCCGGTCGTGAATTAGACACGCGTTTTGACTTTCGTGGTGTAAAAGCGAGCATAACGTTAACAAAAGATGTTGTAAAATTGACCGCTGAGCATGACTCGCAATTACGTCATTTGGCTGATATGTTGCGTACTAACCTTATTAAACGCGGAGTCGATTCTCGTGCCATGAGTTTAGATACAGCCAATGCGAGTGGAAAAACATGGACACAAAATGTAACTTTCGCTCAGGGAATAGACCAACCCACGTCTAAAAAGCTGATCAAACTTATCAAAGATAGTAAAGCGAAAGTACAAGTTGCTGTACAGGGTGAGCAGTTACGTGTGACTGGCAAAAAGCGTGATGATTTACAATCTGTTATGGCACTTGTGAAAGGCGCTGAATTAGATGCCGCTTTCCAGTTTAATAATTTTCGTGATTAA
- a CDS encoding mechanosensitive ion channel family protein: MDVESIINLGTEIVLEYGPKVIAAIVVWVVGMWVIKLLISGANKVMNKSNLDVSLKPFLASLFGMTLKVLLAITVLGMLGIEMTSFIAILAAAGLAVGMALSGTLQNFAGGVMILIFKPFKVGDVIDAQGYVGAVKEIQIFNTILKTPDNKTIILPNGGLSTGSMVNFSTEGRRRVDWTIGVAYGDDLDQARAVIRKLCDADARILKDPEVVIVVSALADSSVNFAVRAWVESSDYWGVFFDMNENVYKTFAKEGLHIPFPQMDVHVHK; the protein is encoded by the coding sequence ATGGACGTAGAAAGTATAATCAATTTAGGAACAGAAATAGTCTTAGAATATGGCCCTAAAGTAATTGCAGCCATTGTCGTTTGGGTTGTCGGTATGTGGGTGATTAAGCTACTGATTAGTGGTGCAAATAAGGTGATGAACAAGAGTAATCTTGATGTCTCCCTAAAACCTTTTTTAGCTAGCCTTTTTGGCATGACGCTTAAGGTATTATTGGCGATTACCGTGTTAGGCATGCTGGGTATTGAAATGACCTCTTTCATTGCCATTTTAGCAGCTGCTGGTTTAGCCGTGGGCATGGCATTATCGGGTACCTTACAAAATTTTGCTGGTGGCGTGATGATCCTAATCTTTAAACCTTTTAAAGTTGGTGATGTCATTGATGCACAGGGTTATGTGGGGGCGGTTAAAGAGATCCAAATTTTTAATACCATCTTAAAAACCCCTGACAACAAAACCATTATTTTACCAAATGGTGGCTTATCTACGGGATCTATGGTTAATTTTTCAACGGAAGGCCGTCGTCGAGTTGATTGGACTATTGGTGTTGCCTATGGCGATGATTTGGATCAGGCTCGTGCGGTTATCCGTAAATTATGTGATGCCGATGCGCGAATTTTGAAAGATCCTGAAGTGGTGATTGTTGTTTCTGCATTAGCTGATAGTTCGGTAAATTTTGCCGTTCGAGCATGGGTTGAATCCAGTGATTATTGGGGCGTTTTCTTTGATATGAATGAAAATGTTTATAAAACCTTTGCCAAAGAAGGTTTACATATTCCATTCCCACAAATGGATGTTCATGTTCATAAGTAA
- a CDS encoding cupin domain-containing protein — translation MLNMDFSKRIVVDSNQMEWVISPSPNVLRKPLEREAKESGHTTSIVRYKAQSSFKAHLHPKGEEIYVLEGVFSDENGDYPSGSYIRNPPGSTHTPFSREGCTIFVKLNQFSPEDNQQVNIDTNNSMWLAGIGGLQVMPLHEFAHEHVALVKWPANERFQPHKHFGGEEILVLSGVFIDEFGECPANSWIRSPHMSGHCPFVKEETIILVKTGHLPLLP, via the coding sequence ATGTTGAATATGGATTTTAGCAAACGAATTGTTGTGGATAGTAATCAAATGGAGTGGGTTATTAGCCCATCCCCTAATGTTTTACGTAAGCCGCTAGAAAGAGAAGCAAAAGAATCAGGGCACACAACGAGTATTGTTCGTTATAAAGCGCAATCCTCTTTTAAGGCTCATTTGCATCCAAAGGGTGAAGAAATTTACGTGCTTGAAGGTGTATTTTCCGATGAAAATGGTGACTATCCAAGCGGCTCCTATATCCGTAACCCACCCGGTAGTACCCATACTCCCTTTAGTCGTGAAGGTTGTACGATTTTTGTGAAACTGAATCAATTTTCACCTGAAGACAATCAACAGGTTAATATTGATACCAATAATTCTATGTGGCTAGCGGGGATAGGTGGCCTACAAGTGATGCCATTACATGAATTTGCTCATGAGCATGTTGCGTTAGTTAAGTGGCCTGCTAATGAACGTTTTCAGCCCCATAAACATTTCGGTGGTGAGGAAATATTAGTCTTATCTGGTGTTTTTATCGATGAATTTGGCGAGTGTCCTGCAAATAGTTGGATCCGTTCACCTCACATGAGTGGCCACTGTCCCTTTGTTAAAGAAGAGACCATTATTTTGGTTAAAACGGGCCATTTACCTTTACTACCATGA